A single Danio rerio strain Tuebingen ecotype United States chromosome 17, GRCz12tu, whole genome shotgun sequence DNA region contains:
- the unm_sa911 gene encoding guanylate-binding protein 4, translating into MDSPVCLIDTASDGKLCVQPAALQILQQIQQPVVVVAVVGLYRTGKSYLLNRLAGKHSGFALGSTVESKTKGIWMWCVPHPTKAETTLLLLDTEGLGDVDKGDSRHDSNIFSLAVLLSSTLVFNSRGTIDNKAIEELQYVTELTECIKVKSPNEDVDNSTEFVKFFPSFIWAVRDFSLELKIDGEDATEDQYLEFALKLKHGTSKKVMEFNLPRECIKNFFPSRTCFTFPFPTTLEKMSTLERLGPADLCPEFQEVSKRFCTCVYEKSEVKRLKDGHTVTGRVLGHLAELYVNTISSGAVPCLENAVVALAQIENQAALQEALQVYQVGMEEKKRAFPLELEQVSAEHQRLSQSATQTFMAESFRDTDGKHLKALEEEINKLFDACLRENDQASVKKCENLLLSLSATMTEKHKQGFYAKPGGYDVFCRDLEDIVKKYNSLVKKEVKAEVVLQEFLKLKSVDSKAILQADRKLSEKEKKIKEETERAVLLEQEVKAKEETQRQLKERMEVEQRSNAERMQQMKLKMEQELEQQRVEAQRALDSKLKEQAALMEKGFQDKADLMKQEMEEFKQQASDAENSRSRELKELMENTNRRHEEQMKMMMEQHRQQMREIQRSSGGGSGLLCSVM; encoded by the exons ATGGACAGTCCCGTGTGCCTGATAGACACCGCCAGCGATGGGAAGCTGTGTGTGCAGCCGGCGGCGCTGCAGATCCTCCAGCAGATCCAGCAGCCGGTGGTGGTGGTGGCCGTGGTGGGGCTCTACCGCACCGGGAAGTCCTACCTGCTGAACCGGCTGGCGGGGAAACACAGCg GGTTTGCGCTGGGCAGCACCGTTGAGTCCAAGACCAAGGGCATCTGGATGTGGTGTGTTCCCCATCCCACTAAAGCAGAGACCACCCTGCTGCTGCTGGACACTGAGGGGCTCGGAGACGTGGACAAG GGCGACTCGAGACACGACAGCAACATCTTCAGTCTGGCGGTTCTGCTGAGCAGCACTCTGGTGTTCAACAGCCGAGGAACCATCGACAACAAGGCCATCGAGGAGCTCCA ATATGTCACTGAACTAACCGAGTGCATCAAGGTCAAATCCCCAAACGAAGATGTGGATAACTCAACCGAGTTTGTCAAGTTCTTCCCGAGCTTCATCTGGGCGGTGCGGGACTTCAGCCTGGAGCTGAAGATCGACGGTGAAGACGCAACAGAGGATCAATACCTGGAGTTCGCCCTCAAGCTGAAACACG GCACTTCAAAAAAAGTGATGGAGTTCAACCTTCCCCGGGAGTGCATCAAGAACTTCTTCCCCTCCAGAACCTGCTTTACCTTCCCCTTTCCAACCACGCTGGAGAAGATGTCCACGCTGGAGCGTCTGGGTCCTGCTGACCTTTGCCCTGAGTTTCAGGAGGTCAGCAAACGCTTCTGCACCTGTGTCTATGAGAAGAGTGAAGTGAAGCGGCTGAAAGACGGACACACGGTCACCGGCAGAG TTCTGGGTCATCTAGCGGAGCTGTACGTCAACACCATCTCCAGCGGGGCGGTGCCGTGTCTGGAGAACGCAGTGGTGGCGCTGGCCCAGATAGAGAACCAGGCGGCGCTGCAGGAGGCTCTGCAGGTGTACCAGGTGGGAATGGAGGAGAAGAAGAGAGCCTTCCCTCTGGAGCTGGAGCAGGTCTCCGCAGAGCACCAGAGACTCAGCCAGAGCGCCACACAAACCTTCATGGCCGAATCATTTAGAGACACCGATGGGAAACACCTGAAGGCTCTGGAG GAGGAGATCAATAAGCTGTTTGATGCGTGTCTGCGGGAGAATGATCAGGCTTCAGTGAAGAAATGTGAGAATCTCCTGCTGTCTCTCTCGGCCACGATGACGGAGAAACACAAGCAAGGCTTCTACGCCAAACCTGGAGGCTACGACGTGTTCTGCAGAGACCTGGAGGACATCGTGAAGAAGTACAACAGCCTGGTGAAGAAAGAAGTCAAG GCTGAAGTGGTCCTACAGGAGTTTCTGAAGCTGAAATCTGTGGACTCTAAAGCCATCCTGCAGGCGGACAGAAAACTGAGCGAGAAGGAGAAGAAGATTAAGG AGGAGACGGAGAGAGCGGTGCTGCTGGAGCAGGAGGTTAAAGCGAAAGAGGAGACGCAGAGACAGCTGAAGGAGAGGATGGAGGTGGAGCAGAGGAGTAATGCCGAGCGGATGCAGCAGATGAAGCTGAAGATGGAGCAGGAGCTGGAGCAGCAGCGGGTGGAGGCGCAGCGGGCGCTGGACAGCAAGCTGAAGGAGCAGGCGGCGCTGATGGAGAAGGGCTTCCAGGATAAAGCGGATCTGATGAAGCAGGAGATGGAGGAGTTCAAGCAGCAGGCGTCCGATGCGGAGAACAGCAGAAGCCGAGAGCTGAAGGAGCTGATGGAGAACACCAACCGCAGACATGAGGagcagatgaagatgatgat
- the zmp:0000000527 gene encoding guanylate-binding protein 4, producing MKTSEAEESAVSMDSPVCLIDTASDGKLCVQPAALQILQQIQQPVVVVAVVGLYRTGKSYLMNRLAGKHSGFALGSTVESKTKGIWMWCVPHPTKAETTLLLLDTEGLGDVDKGDSRHDTIIFSLAVLLSSTLVFNSRGTIDNKAIEELQYVTELTEYIKVKSPDEAVDDSEFVKFFPSFIWAVRDFTLELKIDGEDATEDQYLEFALKLKTGNSVQVKNYNLPRECIRKYFPSRKCFTFPFPSHPDRVCDLESLDPAEISDRFLEVSDRFCQFINEQSPVKLLKDGHTVTGRVLGHLAELYVNTISSGAVPCLENAVVALAQIENQAALQEALQVYQEGMEEKKRAFPLELEEISLEHQCFSLMAKQTFMIRCFRDTDGTHLASLEEAIGQEFDRYLWDNEKASEVKCENLLSVLSESMNERISEGFYARSGGYDLFCCDLEDTVSQYNTLAYKEVKIAEVLEKFLQQKAAVTSAILQADDKLTENERRICEERERAVLLEQQVEVQEQTRLQLEQQMETQQRNNEEQIQQMLQQMQTELSLQQTHMQRAMDCKLKEQAHLLEQGFQEQAQRMGKEIQQLQSRNRELEDRRNQELAQMMEAQERRNNEKMEILRQQHQQQIQAINSRPRPASRSCSIQ from the exons ATGAAGACCTCTGAAGCTGAAG AGTCTGCGGTCAGCATGGACAGTCCCGTGTGCCTGATAGACACCGCCAGCGATGGGAAGCTGTGTGTGCAGCCGGCGGCGCTGCAGATCCTCCAGCAGATCCAGCAGCCGGTGGTGGTGGTGGCCGTGGTGGGGCTCTACCGCACCGGGAAGTCCTACCTGATGAACCGGCTGGCGGGGAAACACAGCg GGTTTGCGCTGGGCAGCACCGTTGAGTCCAAGACCAAGGGCATCTGGATGTGGTGTGTTCCCCATCCCACTAAAGCAGAGACCACCCTGCTGCTGCTGGACACTGAGGGGCTCGGAGACGTGGACAAG GGCGACTCGAGGCATGACACCATCATCTTCAGTCTGGCGGTTCTGCTGAGCAGCACTCTGGTGTTCAACAGTCGAGGAACCATCGACAACAAGGCCATCGAGGAGCTCCA ATATGTGACTGAGCTGACGGAGTATATCAAGGTCAAATCCCCTGATGAAGCTGTAGATGACTCAGAGTTTGTCAAGTTCTTCCCGAGCTTCATCTGGGCGGTGCGGGACTTCACCCTGGAGCTGAAGATCGACGGTGAAGACGCAACAGAGGATCAATACCTGGAGTTCGCCCtcaagctgaaaaccg GAAACTCAGTCCAAGTGAAGAATTACAATCTCCCGAGAGAGTGCATCCGGAAATACTTCCCGTCCCGCAAGTGTTTCACCTTCCCGTTCCCGAGCCATCCGGACAGAGTGTGTGACCTGGAGTCCCTGGACCCAGCGGAGATCTCCGACCGGTTTCTGGAGGTCAGCGATCGCTTCTGCCAGTTCATCAATGAGCAGAGCCCAGTCAAGCTCCTGAAGGACGGGCACACGGTCACCGGCAGAG TTCTGGGTCATCTAGCGGAGCTGTACGTCAACACCATCTCCAGCGGGGCGGTGCCGTGTCTGGAGAACGCAGTGGTGGCGCTGGCCCAGATAGAGAACCAGGCGGCGCTGCAGGAGGCTCTGCAGGTGTACCAGGAGGGAATGGAGGAGAAGAAGAGAGCCTTCCCTCTGGAGCTGGAGGAAATCTCTCTGGAGCACCAGTGCTTCAGTCTGATGGCCAAACAAACCTTCATGATCCGCTGCTTCAGGGACACTGACGGCACACACCTGGCGTCTTTAGAG GAGGCCATCGGTCAGGAGTTTGATCGCTATCTGTGGGACAATGAGAAGGCCTCAGAAGTCAAATGTGAAAATCTTCTGTCGGTTCTGTCTGAGTCCATGAATGAGAGGATCAGCGAAGGGTTCTACGCCAGGAGCGGAGGCTACGACCTGTTCTGCTGCGACCTGGAGGACACTGTCAGTCAGTACAACACACTGGCCTATAAAGAAGTCAAG ATTGCGGAGGTGTTGGAGAAGTTTCTTCAGCAGAAGGCTGCAGTTACCAGCGCCATCCTGCAGGCGGACGATAAACTAACAGAAAACGAGAGGAGGATCTGTG AGGAGCGTGAGCGGGCGGTTCTCCTGGAGCAGCAGGTGGAGGTGCAGGAGCAGACGCGGCTGCAGCTGGAGCAGCAGATGGAGACTCAGCAGCGCAACAATGAAGAGCAGATCCAGCAGATGCTGCAGCAGATGCAGACAGAGCTCAGCCTGCAGCAGACACACATGCAGCGCGCGATGGACTGCAAGCTGAAGGAGCAGGCGCATCTGCTGGAGCAGGGCTTCCAGGAGCAGGCGCAGCGCATGGGCAAGGAGATCCAGCAGCTGCAGAGCAGGAACAGGGAGCTGGAGGACCGCAGAAACCAGGAGctggcccaaatgatggaggcGCAGGAGCGGAGGAACAACGAGAAGATGGAGATCCTGAGACAGCAGCACCAGCAGCAGATCCAGGCCATCAACAGCAGACCCAGACCTGCCTCTCGATCCTGCAGCATACagtga